The following are from one region of the Methanospirillum hungatei genome:
- a CDS encoding HEAT repeat domain-containing protein has product MTVLDKILTYIHVHRGYIEPGKILIIALLALISLFVSIYVLWESPWTGFRFIYVFIPHLYLIPIILLALWYPKSGLRLVGIILVSVILFAIFADVFGYQFSIAFVMLYTGLDLATIMVLLLYVKDRRLVEMVLTDLIERGERKKEETFSKFCGDFDTIINALGSEDEKEREEAVDALSELSDPRIVLPLIHALSDDSAYVRRSAADALGRTGAIKAVKPLMKALTDDDRYVKETAAEALGHLGDLAVPELMQGVHDKDWRVRVGSLVALRVTSGKIPTLDPIIGALYDESHYVRREAVKTLGRIGNSTITPYIIQATKDTDAGVRLRAIKALGKLGGEDEIISVLNRCSQDEDSVVRVRAREELDKMKRDED; this is encoded by the coding sequence ATGACAGTGCTCGATAAGATCCTGACTTACATTCATGTGCACCGGGGATACATAGAACCCGGAAAAATTCTTATCATAGCACTTTTAGCGCTCATTTCACTTTTTGTATCAATCTATGTTCTCTGGGAGAGTCCTTGGACAGGATTTCGGTTTATTTATGTCTTCATTCCCCACCTGTATTTAATACCAATCATTCTTCTGGCACTCTGGTATCCGAAATCCGGCTTAAGATTGGTTGGTATTATTCTGGTATCAGTAATCTTGTTTGCAATATTTGCTGACGTGTTTGGGTATCAGTTTAGTATTGCATTTGTGATGCTCTATACCGGTCTGGATCTTGCAACCATTATGGTCCTTCTCCTTTATGTGAAAGACCGCAGGCTTGTTGAGATGGTTTTGACAGACCTGATTGAAAGGGGAGAGCGGAAAAAAGAAGAAACCTTCTCTAAGTTTTGTGGGGATTTTGACACTATTATTAATGCACTTGGGAGTGAGGATGAAAAAGAGAGAGAAGAGGCAGTAGATGCTCTTTCCGAATTATCTGATCCACGTATTGTTCTCCCCCTGATTCATGCATTAAGCGATGATAGTGCATATGTCCGTCGAAGTGCTGCTGATGCATTGGGCCGGACCGGGGCCATAAAAGCGGTCAAACCGCTTATGAAAGCTCTGACTGACGATGACCGGTATGTGAAGGAAACTGCGGCTGAGGCACTCGGGCATCTGGGAGATTTGGCTGTGCCAGAGTTAATGCAGGGAGTGCATGATAAAGACTGGAGAGTCCGGGTCGGATCCCTCGTAGCCTTACGGGTCACGTCTGGAAAAATACCAACTCTTGATCCCATAATCGGGGCATTATACGATGAATCTCATTATGTCAGACGAGAGGCTGTAAAAACCTTGGGGAGAATTGGTAACTCAACCATTACACCATATATTATCCAGGCTACGAAAGATACTGATGCAGGAGTCAGACTTCGGGCAATCAAGGCTCTTGGAAAATTAGGCGGTGAGGATGAGATCATTTCTGTTCTGAACCGGTGTTCACAGGATGAAGATAGTGTCGTCCGGGTCAGAGCACGGGAAGAGCTGGATAAAATGAAGAGAGATGAGGATTGA
- a CDS encoding flagellin, which translates to MYAKNEGFTGLESAIILIAFVVVAAVFGMSVLSSGFFTAGKTEEVTVSGYKQASSAMYMEGAVYAYLGNDNRLDHVEFSAGVLETGQPQDLSKLVIVYTHSSNGEIRTYEYGGPGGAVGLKFGVEHGPIMFPGDKQIFTLKDVGGPIPAGWFTIELKPQMGPSTFVTYHLSQTFAGGPVLY; encoded by the coding sequence ATGTATGCAAAAAATGAGGGATTCACTGGGCTTGAATCAGCTATTATTCTAATAGCATTCGTCGTTGTGGCAGCAGTTTTTGGAATGTCAGTCTTAAGCTCTGGGTTTTTTACCGCAGGAAAGACAGAAGAAGTTACCGTTTCCGGATACAAACAAGCATCTTCAGCGATGTACATGGAAGGGGCAGTTTATGCATACCTTGGAAATGATAACCGATTGGATCATGTTGAATTTTCTGCAGGTGTTCTAGAAACAGGCCAACCTCAGGATTTGTCCAAGCTCGTTATTGTATATACCCATTCATCCAATGGAGAGATAAGAACATATGAATATGGAGGTCCAGGGGGGGCCGTTGGCTTGAAATTCGGAGTTGAACATGGACCTATTATGTTTCCGGGAGATAAGCAAATATTTACTCTGAAAGATGTTGGCGGACCCATACCTGCAGGTTGGTTTACTATTGAATTAAAGCCACAAATGGGACCATCTACCTTTGTTACGTATCATTTAAGTCAGACATTTGCCGGGGGGCCTGTTTTATACTAA
- a CDS encoding IS1634 family transposase, which yields MSIVADSNVTIAHLGIVSGIIDKLGICEYIDRFIPKKRSHIVTHGQAVKALLLNCLGFTERRLYLMPEYFDDVATERLIGEEIEAKHLNQYLFGETLDAIAAAGPTELFTGIILEILDNLLHGVLRLHYDTTTISVTGEYDEELNTRLIKLVRGHSKDHRNDLKQLVLCLVTDQRGIPVFMEPLSGNASDKKTLIRTIQEVRKNFNTDQKVYHMADSALYAAKMVQDLGSHCYWITHVPETIKEVKTILKSDVEWIPCSDARYKYAAFDSKYGGIDQKWFLFHSEERHKASIKHDIEKIEDKLEKSQTALNKSLVNGFACENDARLAVERWMSKHKRYILSDIEITCDNKKPSGKVGRPKKGEVLEKWYSVSCKLTLNQEVIQKEQAMMGRFILASNDTTVDPNTCLEYYKEQNAVERGFRFIKGNSFHASEVYLENSNRVAALSMIMVLCLLVYSFTEWVVRETLKIEKKQIRDQKGKPTQRPSAKWLFFMFRRVRQIKEIDNSIIIVRILNFTDELRDIVRLIGPHVEKYYA from the coding sequence ATATCCATCGTTGCTGATTCAAATGTGACCATCGCTCATTTAGGCATAGTCTCAGGGATAATAGACAAACTTGGAATTTGTGAATATATCGATCGTTTCATTCCCAAAAAACGTAGTCATATTGTCACTCATGGCCAGGCAGTGAAAGCATTACTTCTCAATTGCCTGGGTTTTACTGAGCGTCGACTTTACCTGATGCCAGAATACTTTGATGATGTTGCAACCGAACGTTTAATTGGCGAGGAAATTGAAGCAAAGCATTTGAATCAGTACTTATTTGGTGAAACTCTTGATGCGATAGCCGCTGCAGGTCCAACAGAGTTATTCACCGGTATCATCCTTGAAATCCTTGATAATCTTCTCCATGGAGTTCTTCGACTTCATTATGATACAACAACGATCAGTGTAACAGGAGAGTATGATGAAGAACTAAATACTCGCCTGATTAAGCTGGTTCGAGGGCATTCTAAAGATCACCGCAATGATTTGAAACAGTTAGTCCTATGTTTAGTAACGGATCAACGTGGGATTCCTGTTTTTATGGAGCCTTTATCTGGTAATGCCTCAGATAAAAAGACTTTAATTCGAACCATTCAGGAAGTTCGAAAGAATTTCAACACAGACCAGAAAGTTTACCATATGGCTGATTCAGCCCTTTACGCCGCAAAAATGGTTCAAGATCTAGGTTCTCACTGTTACTGGATAACTCATGTTCCTGAAACGATTAAGGAGGTAAAAACTATCCTCAAATCTGACGTTGAGTGGATTCCATGTTCGGATGCCCGGTATAAGTATGCTGCTTTCGATAGTAAGTATGGCGGTATCGATCAAAAATGGTTTTTATTCCACTCTGAAGAGAGACATAAAGCCAGCATCAAACATGATATTGAAAAAATAGAAGATAAACTGGAGAAAAGTCAGACTGCCCTGAATAAATCATTGGTCAACGGGTTTGCATGTGAAAATGATGCACGTCTCGCTGTAGAAAGATGGATGTCAAAGCATAAGCGATACATCCTTTCTGATATTGAAATTACATGTGATAACAAAAAACCCTCAGGGAAGGTTGGGAGACCGAAAAAAGGTGAGGTTCTTGAGAAATGGTATTCTGTTTCATGCAAATTAACCCTAAACCAGGAGGTTATTCAAAAAGAGCAAGCAATGATGGGTAGGTTTATTCTCGCGAGCAATGACACTACCGTCGATCCGAACACCTGTCTTGAATATTATAAGGAACAAAATGCCGTTGAAAGAGGATTCAGGTTCATAAAGGGGAATTCATTTCATGCATCCGAGGTTTATCTGGAAAATTCAAATCGTGTTGCAGCCTTATCCATGATAATGGTTCTATGCCTTCTTGTATATTCGTTCACAGAGTGGGTAGTTCGTGAGACATTGAAAATTGAGAAGAAACAAATCCGGGATCAAAAAGGAAAACCAACTCAGAGACCATCTGCAAAATGGTTGTTCTTCATGTTCAGAAGAGTAAGGCAGATTAAGGAAATTGATAATTCCATAATAATTGTGCGAATTTTAAATTTCACAGATGAATTAAGAGATATTGTTCGATTGATAGGGCCGCATGTGGAAAAATATTATGCGTAA
- a CDS encoding tetratricopeptide repeat protein produces the protein MAENTTHKFLSKRDVLLNKADAFALEADQLAYQGKYEEAVDKYDQALAIYPSNPDLWAFKAITLSGGLGRNDEALECWERAKKLDHVLADAITDVPSSESAMTVHERDLVDFKGSTADRIRNLVKQQAMDKKKK, from the coding sequence ATGGCAGAAAATACTACTCATAAATTTCTTAGTAAGCGTGATGTGCTTCTCAATAAGGCAGATGCGTTTGCACTGGAAGCAGATCAACTTGCCTACCAGGGGAAGTACGAGGAGGCGGTAGATAAATATGATCAGGCGCTTGCGATATACCCCTCTAATCCGGACCTCTGGGCGTTTAAGGCAATCACATTATCTGGAGGGCTGGGCCGGAATGATGAAGCACTTGAATGCTGGGAGCGGGCAAAGAAACTGGATCATGTCTTGGCCGATGCAATTACCGATGTGCCCTCATCAGAATCTGCAATGACGGTCCATGAACGTGATCTTGTGGATTTCAAAGGGAGTACTGCGGATCGTATCCGGAACCTGGTCAAACAGCAGGCTATGGATAAGAAAAAGAAATAA
- a CDS encoding S8 family serine peptidase — MMKQIIFVLIFLMLIGAGLQTIAAAPDGGVPVLSAVVKTPDVPLPTHYSPPSVVSPVSPAAGPPVSRSPVGIVHSPVMGSYLTGQSEQEQATASVNASKAAPMMNQSYAPDRVIVKFKTSGLSSQSSVSQIQAEAHAALGAMVIADAKTLGVEGMQVVSVPNSTGTMKAIGLYKMNPMVEYAQPDYIYHASPVEPIHIPVQVNEKAISYRTNVVQGTAHVPSTGSTTTPSPPAIQNPAVSSGVSTGPVSATNESEGFGYMHFSLEDVARIQSEYNAAVKVKNAPLSTTLGSKSLLSNIQYTPSERNQGNCGNCWVWASTGVIENALTVQNGIKDRLSIQYFDSNYNGGSATTGACNGGWASTFANFYSTSGFKQVIPWSNTNAYYNDRYACSYGCGAQTPASSISTTPNHPVTSISTSWLSTYRVSQAQAIANIKAQIDANKAVWWAFFLPDSSSWSAFSSYWSGHTEAALWNPDTYNNKVYGSSGGGHAVIIVGYDDSSSDPNQRYWIVLNSWGSNSGRPNGLFRLKMNMDYSGRSSNGYQSHYFSIFNVNYGASTQTGSIYNSSNPTGARIWLDGTDTGKNTPNTLSSVTAGTHSVTNKLPNYNDYTTSATVTGGQTTTVQGSLTPSGSTSSISNDPYASYLWGLHNTGQTGGTADADIDAPEAWAVTKGSTSVIVGVVDTGVDYNHPDLKANMVGGYNAITGTTNPMDDNGHGTHCAGTIGAVGNNGIGVVGVNWNVKIMPLKFLSSSGSGYTSDAIEAFAWGYNRGVRIFSNSWGGYGTDTALQDAISQYSDALFICAAGNDGSNTDVSPQSPSALPNANIIAVAATDHRDSLASFSNYGASTVDVAAPGVSIYSTYRGGSYTYMSGTSMATPHVAGIAALIKAVKSGYTVAQVKQAILSGVDKKSGLSGKCVTGGRVNALQSVHVIEISNGIAMFRPSIGWWFFDNDLDGRTDKSFQYGINGDIPLVGDWTGNGKVGIAMFRPSIGWWFFDNDLDGRTDKSFQYGINGDIPLVGDWTGNGKVGIAMFRPSIGWWFFDNDLDGRTDKSFQYGINGDIPLVGDWTGNGKVGIAMFRPSIGWWFFDNDLDGRTDKSFRYGINGDVPLVGDWTGNGKVGIAMFRPSIGWWFFDNDLDGRTDKSFQYGINGDIPLVGDWTGNGKVGIAMFRPSIRWWFFDNDLDGRTDKSFQYGINGDICKAIVQ; from the coding sequence ATGATGAAACAAATAATATTCGTTTTAATTTTCCTTATGCTAATAGGCGCCGGTTTACAAACAATAGCGGCGGCTCCGGATGGAGGAGTTCCTGTTCTTTCAGCGGTGGTTAAAACTCCTGATGTTCCGCTTCCCACTCATTATTCACCGCCATCAGTCGTGAGTCCTGTCTCTCCGGCAGCTGGCCCACCTGTCAGCAGATCTCCGGTCGGAATAGTTCATTCTCCGGTTATGGGCAGTTACCTAACCGGGCAAAGTGAACAGGAGCAGGCTACTGCATCCGTCAATGCCTCTAAGGCTGCACCAATGATGAATCAGTCATATGCACCGGATCGGGTAATTGTTAAGTTTAAAACCTCTGGTCTGTCTTCACAATCATCAGTCAGCCAGATTCAGGCCGAGGCGCATGCAGCTTTAGGTGCGATGGTCATTGCTGATGCAAAAACCCTGGGTGTTGAGGGTATGCAGGTTGTGAGTGTTCCAAATAGTACCGGGACGATGAAGGCTATCGGTCTGTACAAGATGAATCCAATGGTTGAGTACGCTCAGCCCGATTATATCTATCATGCTTCTCCAGTGGAACCGATTCATATCCCTGTGCAGGTAAATGAAAAAGCGATCTCGTACCGGACTAATGTGGTCCAGGGTACCGCACACGTACCATCGACTGGTTCGACCACGACTCCTTCTCCACCAGCTATCCAGAATCCGGCTGTCAGTTCTGGTGTGTCAACTGGTCCTGTATCAGCTACGAATGAGTCTGAAGGATTTGGATACATGCACTTCTCCCTCGAAGATGTAGCTCGGATACAGAGTGAATATAATGCTGCAGTCAAGGTAAAAAATGCCCCCCTTTCTACCACTCTGGGAAGTAAAAGCCTGCTCTCCAACATTCAGTATACTCCATCAGAACGGAACCAGGGGAATTGTGGCAACTGCTGGGTCTGGGCCTCGACAGGGGTTATTGAAAATGCCCTCACCGTTCAGAACGGTATAAAAGATCGCTTGTCCATACAGTATTTTGATTCAAATTACAATGGCGGGAGTGCTACCACAGGAGCATGTAATGGTGGATGGGCAAGCACGTTTGCAAATTTCTATAGCACCTCTGGATTTAAACAGGTCATCCCGTGGTCAAATACGAATGCGTATTACAATGACCGGTATGCCTGTTCGTACGGGTGTGGAGCACAGACTCCTGCATCGAGCATCTCAACAACCCCGAACCATCCGGTAACCAGCATATCAACCAGCTGGCTTTCTACATATCGTGTCTCCCAGGCACAGGCGATTGCCAATATCAAGGCACAGATTGATGCAAACAAAGCTGTCTGGTGGGCATTCTTCCTCCCGGACAGTTCCTCCTGGAGTGCATTTAGCTCGTACTGGTCAGGTCATACAGAAGCTGCCCTCTGGAATCCGGACACCTACAATAACAAGGTATATGGATCATCCGGAGGCGGTCATGCGGTTATTATTGTCGGGTACGATGATTCCAGCAGTGATCCGAACCAGCGGTACTGGATAGTCCTGAACAGCTGGGGAAGCAACAGCGGACGTCCGAATGGTCTGTTCAGATTAAAAATGAATATGGATTATAGTGGTCGTTCATCCAATGGGTATCAGAGCCATTATTTCTCTATATTTAATGTAAATTATGGTGCCAGCACACAGACCGGATCCATTTATAACTCTTCAAATCCGACTGGTGCAAGAATCTGGCTGGACGGAACTGACACCGGGAAAAATACCCCGAATACACTCTCATCCGTTACCGCAGGTACTCATTCGGTTACCAACAAACTCCCGAATTATAATGATTATACTACATCTGCGACGGTAACCGGTGGGCAGACCACGACAGTACAGGGCAGTTTAACCCCTTCCGGATCCACCAGTTCGATCTCAAATGATCCATATGCATCATATCTCTGGGGTTTACACAATACCGGGCAGACTGGAGGAACAGCTGATGCTGACATCGACGCTCCGGAAGCCTGGGCTGTAACAAAGGGTTCAACAAGTGTCATTGTGGGGGTTGTTGACACAGGAGTTGATTATAACCATCCGGACCTTAAGGCCAATATGGTCGGTGGGTATAACGCAATTACCGGGACTACCAACCCGATGGACGACAATGGACATGGTACCCATTGTGCCGGAACCATCGGGGCAGTTGGTAACAATGGTATTGGTGTGGTTGGTGTGAACTGGAATGTCAAGATCATGCCGCTCAAGTTCCTTAGTTCATCCGGTTCCGGGTATACGAGTGATGCAATAGAAGCCTTTGCCTGGGGATATAACCGTGGTGTCCGGATCTTCTCGAACTCCTGGGGGGGCTATGGTACTGATACAGCTCTTCAGGACGCGATAAGCCAGTATTCAGATGCATTGTTTATCTGTGCAGCTGGAAATGATGGTTCAAATACTGATGTTTCACCACAATCTCCGAGTGCTCTGCCAAATGCAAATATTATTGCTGTTGCTGCAACAGATCATCGCGATAGTCTTGCTTCGTTTTCCAATTATGGAGCAAGTACCGTCGATGTTGCTGCACCGGGTGTGAGCATATATAGTACCTACCGGGGAGGATCGTATACATATATGTCAGGAACCTCGATGGCGACACCGCATGTTGCCGGGATTGCTGCATTAATTAAGGCGGTGAAATCAGGGTACACGGTTGCACAGGTGAAGCAGGCAATACTGAGTGGGGTGGATAAAAAGAGTGGTTTGTCCGGGAAGTGTGTGACCGGGGGCCGGGTGAATGCGTTGCAGAGTGTCCATGTAATAGAAATATCCAATGGTATTGCAATGTTCCGTCCATCCATTGGATGGTGGTTCTTTGACAATGATCTTGACGGTAGAACAGATAAATCATTTCAATATGGAATTAACGGAGACATCCCACTTGTGGGTGACTGGACAGGAAATGGGAAGGTAGGTATTGCAATGTTCCGTCCATCCATTGGATGGTGGTTCTTTGACAATGATCTTGACGGTAGAACAGATAAATCATTTCAATATGGAATTAACGGAGACATCCCACTTGTGGGTGACTGGACAGGAAATGGGAAGGTAGGTATTGCAATGTTCCGTCCATCCATTGGATGGTGGTTCTTTGACAATGATCTTGACGGTAGAACAGATAAATCATTTCAATATGGAATTAACGGAGACATCCCACTTGTGGGTGACTGGACAGGAAATGGGAAGGTAGGTATTGCAATGTTCCGTCCATCCATTGGATGGTGGTTCTTTGACAATGATCTTGACGGTAGAACAGATAAATCATTTCGATATGGAATTAACGGAGACGTCCCACTTGTGGGTGACTGGACAGGAAATGGGAAGGTAGGTATTGCAATGTTCCGTCCATCCATTGGATGGTGGTTCTTTGACAATGATCTTGACGGTAGAACAGATAAATCATTTCAATATGGAATTAACGGAGACATCCCACTTGTGGGTGACTGGACAGGAAATGGGAAGGTAGGTATTGCAATGTTCCGTCCATCCATTAGATGGTGGTTCTTTGACAATGATCTTGACGGTAGAACAGATAAGTCATTTCAATATGGAATTAACGGTGATATCTGTAAGGCAATTGTACAATAA
- a CDS encoding ATP-binding protein: MPGSNLPIGIQSFSEIRTHNYLYVDKTRYISSLYNTGKYYFLSRPRRFGKSLFIDTLDCAFSGRKDLFEGLYLTTPDSGWDFEKIYPVLRVDFAGGTIRKPEDLRERLDRLLDEWEDRFQTRQTEGSPGERMLYLIPQIAEISKTQVVLLVDEYDKPILDNLEDLSVVVNLRDQLKDFYGAIKPLDVYIRFVFLTGVSKFSKTGIFSGLNNLKDITLDKRYSSICGYTEEDLLTVFRERVTSFDLKEISRWYNGYSWLGESVYNPFDILLFFDEGVFRPFWFETGTPSFLLKIWKADPRSPADYDGMVIGEEILGSFDPEQIRMETLLYQSGYLTIREWTADAVRGLSCIIGYPNIEVRTSLNILFSEALTGRNITYYRSSLYDLLETENISGLHDFFLRFFASIPHDWYRKNQIARFEGYYASVFYTCFASLGYQVIPEDTTNHGRIDLTVQTHNAIWIFEFKVLGPNLGIEKRPLDQIRMKGYAQKYYGTELSVYEIGVIFDPTIRNIVSWEVGR, encoded by the coding sequence ATGCCCGGTTCAAATCTTCCAATAGGAATTCAATCGTTTTCAGAGATAAGAACCCACAATTATTTGTATGTCGACAAAACCAGGTATATTTCATCCCTATACAACACAGGCAAATACTACTTTCTTTCAAGACCTCGCCGTTTTGGAAAAAGTCTCTTTATAGATACTCTGGATTGTGCATTTTCCGGTAGAAAAGACCTCTTTGAAGGTCTATATCTCACGACTCCTGATTCCGGATGGGATTTTGAGAAAATATACCCGGTCCTACGGGTAGATTTTGCAGGGGGTACTATCCGGAAACCGGAGGATCTTCGGGAACGTCTTGACAGGTTACTCGATGAATGGGAAGATCGTTTTCAGACAAGACAAACAGAGGGCTCACCTGGCGAGCGGATGCTATACCTCATTCCTCAAATCGCAGAGATTAGTAAAACTCAAGTAGTTCTTCTTGTTGACGAGTATGACAAACCAATTCTTGACAATCTGGAAGATCTATCCGTTGTAGTAAATTTAAGGGATCAACTCAAGGATTTTTATGGGGCCATTAAACCCCTTGATGTGTATATTCGGTTTGTCTTTTTGACTGGCGTATCAAAATTTTCAAAGACCGGTATCTTTTCTGGTTTGAATAACCTGAAAGATATCACCCTTGATAAGCGGTATTCATCTATATGTGGGTATACAGAAGAAGATCTGCTCACTGTTTTTCGGGAAAGGGTCACATCATTTGATCTTAAAGAGATTTCAAGATGGTATAATGGATATTCATGGCTGGGGGAATCAGTTTACAATCCATTTGATATTTTATTATTTTTTGACGAGGGAGTATTCAGGCCTTTTTGGTTTGAGACAGGGACTCCATCATTTCTTTTAAAAATCTGGAAAGCAGATCCCAGGTCTCCTGCCGACTATGATGGTATGGTCATTGGTGAAGAGATCCTCGGTTCATTTGATCCTGAACAGATTAGGATGGAGACTCTGCTTTATCAGAGTGGGTACCTGACCATCCGGGAATGGACTGCAGATGCAGTGCGAGGTCTGTCCTGCATCATAGGATACCCGAATATTGAAGTAAGGACATCATTAAACATCCTTTTCTCTGAAGCACTAACTGGCAGAAATATTACATACTACCGGTCCAGCCTATATGATCTGCTTGAAACAGAAAATATCTCTGGACTCCATGATTTCTTTTTAAGGTTTTTTGCATCCATTCCTCATGACTGGTATCGAAAAAACCAAATCGCACGGTTCGAAGGGTATTATGCGAGTGTTTTTTACACCTGCTTTGCATCTCTTGGATACCAGGTAATTCCGGAAGATACTACAAATCATGGAAGGATAGATCTGACTGTTCAAACACATAATGCCATCTGGATCTTTGAGTTTAAGGTTCTCGGTCCTAATCTGGGAATTGAGAAAAGACCTCTTGATCAGATTCGGATGAAGGGATATGCTCAAAAATATTATGGGACAGAACTTTCTGTATACGAGATTGGTGTTATCTTTGATCCGACCATACGAAATATCGTGTCATGGGAAGTAGGACGATGA
- a CDS encoding AAA family ATPase, translating into MPQFRIGTDDFKKLRDENGYFVDKSLLIKEIIEGSDVTLLPRPRRFGKTLNMTMLRYFFEKNETSNAYLFEGLEIIKYPQYMEYQGQYPVIFISLKDFKRSSYESFLAAVRTEMSRLFSSFSVLISSLDNGKKDRFLRICREQADVDDLYGSLKELILNCYQYYQKPVVVIIDEYDAPMIEAWTNGYYEEISQFMRFWLGGGLKHDNASSLYRAVITGILRIAKESIFSELNNLKICTTLLPNTLAHQFGFTEEEVEKILIDFHLIDQAKTVREWYNGYSFGTKTIYNPWSVSNYIDNFPAPPGPHWLNTSSNALIYEELNGGGLEIKKDLERLLSGEELRYPINETITFRDIGKSPVNIWSFLYYSGYLNADTPEWAEYDETLLTYSLKIPNQEIAVAYRQFVNYTLEDGVQPGVKQFISVFLEDKPSIVLEQVLQELTLTLVSMYDLAKLPEAVFHAFVLGLLANLRIVYEIKSNTESGYGRADILMIPKTSRYQTGYIIEFKSIGLEENIEEACTRALTQIHKNVYHAAVHNAGIPPQQVRSLAIILQGKRIFVREKIPDKP; encoded by the coding sequence ATGCCACAATTCCGGATCGGCACAGACGATTTTAAAAAACTGCGTGATGAAAATGGCTACTTCGTAGATAAATCCCTCTTGATAAAGGAAATAATAGAAGGAAGTGATGTTACCCTGCTCCCTCGTCCCCGGAGGTTTGGCAAGACCCTCAACATGACCATGCTCCGGTACTTTTTTGAAAAAAACGAGACAAGCAATGCATATCTTTTCGAGGGTCTTGAGATTATAAAATATCCTCAATACATGGAGTACCAGGGTCAGTACCCAGTCATCTTTATTAGTTTAAAAGATTTCAAAAGGTCTTCATATGAGAGTTTTCTTGCAGCAGTACGAACCGAAATGTCGCGCCTTTTCTCTTCCTTTTCTGTTCTGATTTCCTCTCTGGATAATGGAAAAAAGGATCGTTTTTTACGTATCTGTAGAGAACAGGCAGACGTTGATGATCTCTATGGGAGCCTGAAAGAGCTCATCCTCAATTGTTACCAGTATTATCAAAAACCGGTTGTGGTAATCATCGATGAGTATGATGCACCGATGATTGAAGCATGGACAAACGGATATTACGAAGAAATCTCTCAGTTCATGAGGTTCTGGCTTGGAGGGGGTCTCAAACACGATAATGCGTCTTCTTTGTACCGTGCCGTTATTACAGGTATCCTGCGAATTGCAAAAGAGTCTATTTTCTCCGAACTAAACAATCTCAAGATCTGCACAACCTTGCTCCCCAATACATTAGCCCACCAATTTGGGTTTACCGAAGAGGAGGTTGAAAAAATCCTAATTGACTTCCATCTCATTGATCAGGCAAAAACCGTTCGTGAATGGTATAATGGATATTCCTTCGGTACAAAAACGATATATAATCCCTGGTCTGTCTCGAATTACATAGATAATTTTCCCGCTCCTCCAGGACCACACTGGCTGAACACCTCATCAAACGCACTCATATACGAAGAACTCAATGGAGGAGGCCTTGAGATCAAAAAAGATCTGGAACGCCTGTTATCCGGAGAAGAACTCAGGTATCCGATCAACGAGACCATCACCTTTCGCGATATTGGAAAGAGCCCTGTCAATATCTGGAGTTTTTTATACTACTCCGGTTACCTGAATGCTGACACTCCGGAGTGGGCGGAATATGATGAAACCCTCCTGACATATTCGTTAAAAATTCCAAATCAGGAGATAGCTGTTGCCTATCGTCAGTTTGTAAATTATACACTGGAAGATGGAGTTCAGCCAGGTGTAAAACAATTTATCTCCGTTTTTCTGGAAGATAAACCATCAATCGTTCTTGAGCAGGTACTTCAGGAACTCACCTTGACCCTTGTCAGCATGTATGATCTCGCGAAACTACCAGAAGCGGTCTTTCATGCATTTGTCCTAGGCCTCCTTGCGAATTTGAGGATTGTCTACGAGATCAAATCAAATACAGAATCAGGATATGGCCGGGCTGATATCCTCATGATCCCAAAAACTTCCCGATACCAGACAGGTTACATTATTGAGTTCAAGTCAATCGGTCTGGAAGAAAATATCGAAGAGGCTTGTACCCGTGCATTGACCCAGATACATAAGAATGTATATCATGCAGCAGTTCACAATGCCGGTATTCCTCCACAACAGGTGAGGTCTCTTGCAATCATTCTACAGGGAAAACGAATTTTCGTGAGAGAAAAAATTCCAGATAAACCATAA